In one Chitinophaga sancti genomic region, the following are encoded:
- a CDS encoding response regulator: protein MATILVIEDNQAIRENIAEVLEMASYQVLEAADGKQGIILAETRQPDLIVCDLSLPILDGFVVLQMLNNEKKPFKIPFIFLTARAERAEIRKGMEMGADDYITKPFNPSELLSAIECQLKKAAHTRSAALKAGGATIDRLPAEDTEPFKNLIRDRNIRTFKNKQIIYQEGTHPSCLYFILKGFVKAYRIDEDGKEMITGLFKEGDFLGYIPVLERSRYNDTAEAIDQVIVSVIPVQDFEELMGQKFAREQMIKMLTHTIEEKELQLLRMAYDSLRKRAADTLLTVFNKYNVAGDQNVGIKFSRGNLAALAGVAKESFARTLADFRDEHLIEIRHGVIYLLDIRKLNQLSN from the coding sequence ATGGCAACTATTCTTGTTATTGAAGATAATCAGGCAATCAGGGAAAATATTGCAGAGGTGCTGGAAATGGCCAGCTACCAGGTGCTGGAAGCAGCTGATGGAAAGCAAGGAATTATACTTGCGGAAACACGTCAGCCAGACCTGATTGTATGTGATTTGTCTTTACCTATCCTCGATGGCTTTGTTGTTTTACAAATGTTAAACAACGAAAAGAAACCCTTTAAGATCCCCTTTATTTTTCTCACAGCAAGAGCAGAACGTGCAGAGATCCGAAAAGGAATGGAAATGGGAGCGGATGATTATATTACCAAACCATTTAATCCGTCAGAATTACTGAGTGCTATTGAATGCCAGTTAAAAAAGGCGGCTCACACCAGGTCTGCTGCCCTGAAAGCAGGTGGGGCAACCATTGATAGGTTGCCCGCAGAAGATACGGAACCATTTAAGAATCTTATCAGGGATCGTAATATCAGGACTTTTAAGAATAAGCAGATTATCTACCAGGAAGGCACCCATCCTTCCTGTCTTTATTTTATCCTGAAGGGATTCGTGAAGGCATACAGGATAGATGAGGATGGTAAGGAGATGATTACGGGGCTGTTTAAGGAAGGCGATTTCCTGGGCTATATCCCTGTTTTGGAAAGGAGCCGTTATAATGATACTGCGGAGGCCATCGACCAGGTTATCGTGTCGGTCATTCCTGTCCAGGATTTTGAAGAATTGATGGGGCAGAAATTTGCCAGGGAGCAGATGATCAAAATGCTTACCCACACGATTGAAGAAAAGGAGCTGCAGTTATTGAGAATGGCTTATGATTCATTGCGGAAAAGAGCCGCAGACACTTTGCTGACGGTATTCAATAAATATAATGTAGCCGGTGATCAGAATGTAGGGATAAAATTTAGCAGGGGCAACCTTGCCGCATTGGCCGGCGTGGCCAAAGAATCATTTGCCCGTACCCTGGCAGACTTCAGGGATGAGCATCTCATTGAGATCAGGCATGGCGTGATCTACCTGCTGGATATAAGGAAATTAAACCAGTTAAGTAATTAG
- a CDS encoding L,D-transpeptidase family protein: MKYWLAIWVLLLCLLPPAQGQSIPWLSDSANRQILCDEFARASLYGLDEHDYAYKTIIAIHANVGRIDSAAIERELTNAAIAFYADIAYGSVENRVSYDGISYQPRSTHVRDSIVAAIAEGRLADLAGRLEPHNQVYAEFKKRLALLERHKNRLVPPISSNLLDSTNRPLLERFYQLGFTDTLDYAADEDTLRNTLRIAQRTFEMMEDGKLRPGVLEELNIPVEKRLYELRHALNTWRWLNSIQQEQKVIVVDIPAANLFYLHKDSVLFYTRCIVGKANTPTTPLISQVHEVILFPYWNVPHDIAVRELLPAIKDAPLDYLEYGNYQVLDKTGKVLDPATIKWQQLNKGNFPYRLRQLFGCDNSLGIIKLNFFSPYSTYLHDTPNKSYFLFNGRYFSHGCIRVENVDSLAAMLEPGLHPFLENAPARVCELASDKGQLIFPLKQKVPLFILYEVAWPDNKSEIRFYDDVYNKVK, translated from the coding sequence ATGAAATATTGGCTGGCCATATGGGTGCTTTTGTTATGCTTACTGCCACCGGCACAGGGGCAGTCTATACCCTGGCTGTCTGATAGTGCAAACCGGCAGATCCTCTGTGATGAATTTGCAAGGGCATCCCTGTATGGGCTCGATGAGCATGACTATGCATACAAAACCATTATAGCCATTCATGCGAACGTGGGGAGGATAGATTCAGCGGCAATAGAACGGGAACTGACGAACGCCGCTATTGCCTTTTATGCTGATATCGCATATGGCAGCGTGGAAAACCGGGTTAGCTACGATGGCATCAGTTACCAGCCCAGGAGCACACATGTAAGAGACAGTATAGTGGCCGCTATTGCAGAAGGTCGCTTGGCTGACCTGGCTGGCAGACTGGAGCCTCATAACCAGGTTTATGCGGAATTTAAGAAACGGCTTGCTTTACTAGAGCGGCATAAAAACAGGCTGGTTCCTCCCATTAGCAGCAATCTGTTAGACAGTACCAATCGCCCGCTCCTGGAAAGATTTTACCAGCTGGGGTTTACGGACACGCTTGATTATGCTGCGGACGAAGATACCCTGCGGAATACACTCCGGATTGCGCAGCGTACTTTCGAAATGATGGAAGATGGAAAGTTACGGCCAGGGGTACTCGAAGAACTGAATATTCCTGTTGAAAAGCGCTTGTATGAGCTGAGGCATGCCCTGAATACCTGGCGCTGGCTGAATAGTATTCAACAGGAGCAGAAGGTGATCGTAGTCGATATTCCTGCGGCGAACCTCTTTTATCTCCATAAAGACAGCGTATTGTTTTATACACGTTGTATAGTAGGGAAAGCCAATACGCCGACTACACCGCTTATCAGCCAGGTACATGAGGTCATTTTATTCCCTTACTGGAATGTGCCGCATGATATAGCTGTCAGGGAATTATTACCGGCTATTAAGGATGCTCCGCTTGATTACCTGGAATATGGCAATTACCAGGTGCTGGATAAAACAGGGAAGGTCCTGGATCCTGCTACTATCAAATGGCAACAACTGAACAAGGGAAACTTCCCTTATAGACTACGGCAATTATTTGGTTGCGACAACTCACTGGGTATTATCAAGCTCAATTTTTTCAGCCCTTATAGTACGTATCTGCATGATACCCCTAATAAAAGTTATTTCTTATTCAATGGCAGGTATTTCAGCCATGGATGTATCCGGGTGGAGAATGTAGACTCGCTGGCGGCAATGCTTGAACCCGGTCTGCATCCCTTCCTGGAAAATGCCCCGGCCAGGGTTTGTGAGCTGGCCTCTGACAAAGGACAACTTATTTTTCCCCTGAAGCAAAAAGTGCCCCTCTTTATCCTCTATGAAGTAGCCTGGCCTGATAACAAAAGTGAGATCAGGTTCTACGACGATGTATACAATAAAGTTAAATAA
- a CDS encoding Hsp20/alpha crystallin family protein, with the protein MSKELTKATSILPSVFEDYFKPWKEFFDFNGGKTFTATVPAVNITEEKDQFKLTVAAPGMDKDDFRIDIDNDVLTISAETEDEEETPTRQEYNYSSFTRSFRLPASIVKDRVEAKYKDGILKLYLPKTEEARKANGTRHVVIQ; encoded by the coding sequence ATGTCTAAGGAATTAACTAAGGCAACTTCCATCCTGCCTTCCGTATTTGAAGATTATTTTAAACCCTGGAAAGAATTCTTCGATTTTAATGGCGGTAAAACTTTTACTGCAACCGTACCTGCTGTAAATATTACAGAGGAAAAAGACCAGTTTAAACTTACAGTAGCAGCTCCCGGCATGGATAAAGATGATTTCAGGATCGACATTGACAATGATGTACTCACTATCAGTGCCGAAACAGAAGATGAAGAAGAAACCCCCACCAGACAGGAATACAATTACAGTAGCTTCACCAGGAGTTTCAGACTGCCTGCCAGTATCGTAAAAGATAGGGTAGAAGCAAAGTATAAAGATGGTATCCTCAAGTTATACCTGCCAAAGACAGAAGAAGCCCGAAAAGCAAATGGCACAAGGCACGTGGTAATTCAATAA
- a CDS encoding universal stress protein — MKKVLIAFDGTHYSNGAYEMAKRLNEQEKILLIGVFLPAFDFSEQNYVLGGGGMYMPIQMEIDENKLDENVERFEYECTRNGIEFRVHRDHSSYSLQRLQRESRFADLMIIGSQQFYEYLQHDVADEFIRDILHDAECPVIVAPEKFGFPENVILAYDGTRSSVFAIKMFAYLFGDLCEGSTTLVYATRKLHNTLPDEDYIKELAAGHFNGLTFQQLELRKLDYFHTWLQDIKNPILVTGAFGRSGWSDIFKKSFCISDIHENKYPVFIAHYA, encoded by the coding sequence ATGAAAAAAGTATTAATTGCCTTTGATGGCACGCATTATTCGAATGGAGCATATGAAATGGCAAAAAGACTAAATGAACAGGAAAAGATCTTACTGATTGGCGTTTTTCTACCAGCTTTTGATTTTAGTGAACAAAATTATGTACTAGGCGGAGGTGGTATGTACATGCCTATACAAATGGAAATCGATGAGAATAAGTTAGACGAAAATGTTGAGCGCTTTGAGTATGAATGTACCCGTAACGGGATCGAGTTCCGTGTGCATAGAGATCATTCATCTTATTCCCTGCAGAGATTACAACGGGAAAGCCGGTTTGCAGATTTAATGATTATAGGCAGCCAGCAGTTTTACGAGTACCTGCAGCATGATGTTGCAGATGAGTTTATACGGGATATTCTCCATGATGCGGAATGCCCGGTGATCGTTGCCCCCGAGAAATTTGGGTTCCCTGAAAATGTGATCCTCGCCTATGATGGTACCCGGTCTTCTGTATTTGCGATTAAGATGTTCGCCTATCTCTTTGGGGATCTATGTGAGGGGAGTACAACCCTGGTATATGCTACCCGGAAATTGCATAATACGCTACCGGATGAGGACTATATAAAAGAACTGGCAGCAGGGCATTTTAACGGGCTTACATTCCAGCAGCTGGAACTCCGGAAACTAGATTATTTCCATACCTGGCTGCAGGATATTAAGAACCCTATATTGGTGACAGGAGCATTTGGCAGGTCTGGCTGGTCAGATATTTTTAAGAAAAGTTTTTGTATCAGTGATATTCATGAGAATAAGTATCCTGTTTTCATTGCTCATTACGCATAA
- a CDS encoding 1-phosphofructokinase family hexose kinase, which translates to MNRIITFTFNPAIDKSTTIGHLVPEKKLACSPPVFEPGGGGVNVSRAIRNLGEHSTAVYLSGGYTGRFFSSLIEKEHLDAINVTISGKTRENLVVMDVSTGQQYRFGMPGPTVSEKEWRPCLDIIGKSSVDDFIVVSGSLPPGMPAEIMGEIAAIVKKRRARLIVDVAGKPLEYALQEGVYLIKPNLSELGAYIGDPGITETEVYQATRQIINRGQSAAVVVSIGASGCILVTKDEQVMIPAPLVKPVSTVGAGDSMLAGIVLKLSKGAGFLGAVRYGIACGTAATLRPGTALCHIDDVEKLFQQVLNNASVTMATW; encoded by the coding sequence ATGAATCGGATTATCACCTTCACATTTAACCCAGCCATTGATAAAAGCACCACTATCGGGCACCTTGTACCAGAAAAGAAACTAGCCTGTTCCCCACCTGTATTTGAACCGGGCGGTGGAGGTGTAAACGTATCCCGTGCAATCAGGAATCTGGGAGAGCATTCTACGGCGGTGTATTTATCCGGAGGTTATACCGGGCGCTTCTTTTCATCGCTGATAGAAAAAGAGCACCTGGATGCTATTAACGTGACTATTAGTGGAAAGACAAGGGAAAACCTGGTAGTGATGGATGTGTCTACCGGACAGCAATATCGTTTTGGTATGCCGGGACCAACCGTGAGTGAAAAGGAATGGCGGCCCTGTCTGGACATAATAGGTAAGAGTTCCGTAGATGATTTCATAGTAGTGAGTGGCAGTTTACCGCCGGGTATGCCTGCTGAAATTATGGGAGAGATTGCAGCGATTGTTAAAAAAAGAAGGGCGAGACTAATCGTGGATGTAGCCGGGAAGCCACTGGAATATGCACTCCAGGAAGGGGTGTATCTTATAAAACCCAACCTGTCTGAATTAGGTGCATACATTGGTGATCCTGGCATCACCGAAACAGAGGTGTACCAGGCAACCAGGCAAATTATTAACCGGGGACAAAGTGCCGCAGTTGTTGTATCTATTGGTGCATCAGGATGTATCCTTGTAACCAAAGATGAACAGGTGATGATTCCGGCTCCGCTTGTAAAACCTGTAAGTACGGTAGGTGCCGGCGATTCCATGCTGGCAGGCATTGTACTGAAGCTTTCCAAAGGAGCCGGATTTCTGGGCGCAGTACGCTATGGAATTGCCTGTGGTACAGCCGCCACCTTACGCCCGGGCACCGCATTGTGTCATATAGATGATGTCGAAAAATTGTTTCAGCAGGTATTGAACAATGCATCCGTAACGATGGCGACATGGTGA
- a CDS encoding response regulator yields the protein MKNETNTLVYLVEDDSDDQEILVAAIHQINPCITMQVFENGKELMNRIDEDNCYDKPALIIMDYNMPYFTGAEVLKKLNTLNRLKGIPKVIWSTASDILTRNECISNGASNYYEKPYNVSGYSQLAANMLGYII from the coding sequence ATGAAAAACGAAACCAACACGCTTGTCTATCTCGTAGAAGATGATTCAGATGACCAGGAAATATTGGTAGCTGCCATTCATCAGATCAACCCCTGCATCACGATGCAGGTATTCGAAAATGGGAAAGAATTAATGAACCGGATAGATGAAGATAACTGTTATGATAAACCCGCTCTCATTATAATGGATTACAACATGCCTTACTTTACAGGTGCAGAGGTACTAAAAAAACTAAATACCCTGAACCGTTTAAAAGGCATACCGAAAGTGATCTGGAGCACCGCCAGCGACATCCTTACCAGGAATGAATGCATCAGCAATGGTGCAAGTAATTATTATGAAAAGCCATATAATGTTTCAGGGTATTCTCAGTTAGCTGCAAATATGCTGGGATACATCATATAA
- a CDS encoding glycoside hydrolase family 15 protein — MRNKVIIHLLLSAWGLLFFSFVNAQTTIPQSYFKLTTSNGLIVSVYNEKAGGIDYVYPHIFTNTDSSHYVNPFIGNIKLSSGEKPLRTGYVQNTHVILSEFKDFSVYYTASFKNHDKVFYIVVRGTKKKIENLKFDAEMGAGKQVSGIDHLENSLQDLPCIIAGNALSGSLIKQYKGDIYEKYFLYSFTDSLHKDGNIVKKAVKNIMSSPGSLIDTEIQYMRKLIDNCKFPSTLSGKERNILEQSVTMLKMSQVSDYEIFPYSHGQIMASLRPGLWHTAWVRDAAFAIQAMTRLGMYNEAKKGLEFMLKAPSNKYKHYIYKDGKDYGPGMDYQVSLTRYFGNGNEECDTNDEGPNIEYDDFGLFLIACLDYVNRSQDWAFYKKWNNIVTHKVADVIIHCMESNNLIKADSGPWEHHLALTKQYTFTSSVCARGLELFSDAQKKQELPFEKYKEAAGKIKQAILDHMLVDHKYLKGNADDMNITDHEYWDGGSFELFANGLIADTSLFKSHMEAYDQRLRIKGERPGYIRLESGDPYENQEWVFINLRIAYAYLKFGSTKAAKPLIDYITEQATVNHNTIPEMISNKSQMDKVATQKREIEVWCNCVRDNSDMYIGMVPMVGYGAGAYTLSLLSFYGIK, encoded by the coding sequence ATGAGAAATAAAGTTATTATACACCTATTATTGTCAGCCTGGGGACTTCTATTCTTTTCATTTGTTAATGCACAGACAACCATACCACAGAGCTATTTTAAACTAACTACCTCCAATGGCCTCATTGTTTCGGTCTATAATGAAAAAGCAGGAGGTATCGACTACGTCTATCCACATATTTTTACCAATACTGATTCAAGCCATTATGTAAATCCCTTTATAGGGAACATAAAACTGAGCAGCGGGGAGAAACCTCTCCGAACAGGTTACGTGCAGAACACACATGTAATTTTGTCTGAATTTAAAGACTTCAGCGTCTATTATACAGCTTCGTTTAAGAACCACGATAAAGTCTTTTATATCGTTGTCCGGGGCACAAAAAAGAAAATCGAAAACCTGAAATTCGATGCTGAAATGGGAGCCGGGAAGCAGGTATCAGGCATAGATCATCTTGAAAACTCCCTACAGGACTTACCCTGTATAATAGCGGGTAATGCGCTTTCAGGTTCCCTTATCAAACAATATAAAGGTGATATCTATGAAAAATATTTTCTATACTCATTTACTGATTCCCTGCATAAAGACGGCAATATTGTAAAAAAAGCAGTCAAAAATATCATGTCTTCTCCCGGCTCATTAATTGACACCGAAATACAATATATGAGGAAGTTGATTGACAACTGTAAATTTCCTTCAACCTTGTCTGGAAAAGAACGGAATATTTTAGAACAGTCCGTAACGATGCTGAAAATGTCGCAGGTGTCAGATTATGAAATATTTCCATACTCCCACGGACAAATCATGGCCTCTCTACGCCCGGGCTTATGGCATACAGCATGGGTGCGTGATGCTGCTTTTGCCATACAGGCGATGACCAGGCTGGGCATGTACAACGAGGCAAAAAAAGGCCTGGAATTTATGCTGAAAGCGCCCTCCAATAAGTATAAGCATTATATCTATAAGGATGGTAAGGATTACGGACCCGGAATGGATTACCAGGTATCACTTACCCGCTATTTTGGTAACGGAAATGAAGAGTGTGATACAAACGACGAGGGGCCGAATATAGAATATGATGACTTTGGATTGTTTTTGATTGCCTGTTTAGACTACGTGAACCGTAGTCAGGACTGGGCATTTTATAAGAAATGGAATAATATAGTCACACATAAAGTAGCAGATGTGATCATTCATTGTATGGAATCCAATAATCTCATTAAAGCGGATTCCGGCCCCTGGGAGCATCACCTCGCATTGACAAAACAATACACCTTTACTTCAAGTGTCTGTGCCCGCGGATTAGAATTATTCAGTGATGCACAAAAGAAGCAGGAACTACCCTTTGAGAAATATAAAGAAGCCGCTGGAAAAATAAAACAGGCCATATTAGATCATATGCTGGTTGATCATAAATATCTTAAGGGGAATGCTGATGACATGAATATTACCGACCACGAATATTGGGATGGCGGTTCCTTTGAACTTTTTGCCAACGGACTAATAGCCGATACCAGCCTCTTTAAATCCCACATGGAAGCATATGATCAAAGACTAAGAATAAAAGGAGAACGACCTGGCTATATCCGCCTCGAAAGCGGTGACCCTTACGAGAACCAGGAATGGGTTTTTATCAATCTCCGGATTGCTTATGCATATTTGAAATTTGGGAGTACCAAAGCTGCTAAACCACTGATTGATTATATCACCGAACAAGCCACTGTAAATCACAACACGATTCCTGAAATGATCAGCAATAAATCCCAGATGGACAAAGTAGCTACCCAAAAACGTGAAATCGAGGTTTGGTGTAATTGCGTTCGTGACAATAGTGATATGTATATAGGCATGGTACCCATGGTGGGCTATGGGGCGGGAGCCTATACATTGTCCCTGTTGTCATTTTATGGAATTAAATAG
- a CDS encoding molybdopterin-binding domain-containing protein, whose amino-acid sequence MKKILFVADALDLHLENLDFAGYITGLAQSKLLAIFLENDESEMRTDSMIRTAAVNAGLNVTEEPISLKQHTCDTNIQRFKAACENKGIVCAVHRDRGNPLAELIVESRYADLILLNVGTSFTANREDTPSDFVKDVLSHAECPVVIMPPSFEGINELVFTYDGKAASIHAIKQFTYLFPQFNDLKTVVISINPEDVGPEERYKFREWMHAHYNYLDFLSTEGNVEMGLVELLFERDKAFIVMGAYGRNMISNFLRPSHANSVIKVISEPVFIAHH is encoded by the coding sequence ATGAAAAAGATCTTATTTGTTGCAGATGCACTTGATCTGCATCTCGAAAACCTCGATTTCGCAGGCTATATCACCGGGCTTGCCCAATCAAAACTGCTGGCCATTTTCCTGGAAAATGATGAATCCGAAATGCGTACGGACAGTATGATCAGAACTGCCGCCGTCAACGCAGGATTGAATGTGACAGAGGAACCCATTTCACTGAAGCAACATACCTGTGATACTAATATTCAACGTTTCAAAGCAGCTTGTGAAAACAAGGGAATAGTATGTGCTGTGCACAGAGACAGGGGTAACCCACTGGCAGAACTGATCGTGGAAAGCAGGTATGCCGATCTTATTTTGCTGAATGTAGGTACTTCCTTTACAGCTAACAGGGAAGACACTCCTTCTGATTTTGTGAAAGATGTACTGAGCCATGCAGAATGCCCTGTGGTGATAATGCCACCCAGTTTTGAAGGAATCAACGAACTGGTGTTTACCTATGATGGTAAGGCGGCTTCTATTCATGCCATCAAACAGTTTACTTATCTCTTTCCGCAGTTCAATGACCTGAAGACGGTTGTGATCAGTATTAACCCCGAAGACGTAGGCCCTGAAGAAAGGTATAAATTCCGCGAATGGATGCATGCACATTATAATTACCTGGACTTCCTGTCTACAGAAGGTAATGTAGAAATGGGCCTGGTGGAATTACTTTTTGAACGTGATAAAGCCTTTATAGTAATGGGTGCGTATGGCCGCAATATGATATCTAATTTCCTCCGGCCCAGTCATGCCAATTCTGTTATAAAGGTGATTAGTGAACCTGTGTTTATTGCTCATCATTGA
- a CDS encoding site-2 protease family protein, which yields MKNSINIFFIKGIQIKLHWTFLLFIAWVLFMQVIAREPLHIALVTMGEILAVFMCVLLHELGHAFAAIYYKIPISEIRLLPIGGLTLFTKQPANPTQEVVVSLAGPIVNLLIALAMIPFIPAGTEYWNFSNMISSIHAGNFFHFIYNINVLLTLINLLPILPLDGGKLLKGLAGFIFKPYPAFRLTLTISTAGSLLLTIAGLLTGNLLFILYGCFLLFTSTIEKNNYTISFLLKDETVSDVLSQDYKTIDMHAAREEVLATICSGNDRYYVLTDDTALVGILDKETILSKLLSEKKDMALQDIIIPELPAISADSRIMDVWAGLPGKADLIVPVTSPAKKIIGVISRDNIIGFLLNRMQAQHKKQWHWQ from the coding sequence ATGAAAAATTCAATCAACATATTTTTCATCAAAGGAATTCAGATTAAGCTGCACTGGACATTCCTGTTGTTCATTGCATGGGTATTATTCATGCAGGTCATCGCCAGGGAACCTCTTCATATTGCACTGGTGACGATGGGTGAAATACTTGCCGTATTTATGTGTGTACTGTTGCATGAACTGGGGCATGCCTTTGCCGCTATCTATTATAAAATTCCCATCAGCGAAATCCGCTTACTGCCTATTGGTGGTCTTACCCTTTTCACAAAACAACCCGCCAATCCCACGCAGGAAGTAGTGGTCAGCCTGGCAGGACCAATAGTGAATCTATTGATCGCCCTGGCCATGATTCCTTTTATACCTGCAGGAACCGAATACTGGAATTTCAGCAATATGATCAGCAGTATTCACGCCGGCAATTTCTTCCATTTCATCTATAATATCAATGTATTGCTGACCCTCATTAACCTCCTGCCCATCCTGCCTTTGGATGGAGGAAAACTCTTAAAGGGCCTGGCAGGCTTTATATTCAAACCATACCCCGCGTTCCGCCTTACCCTGACCATCAGTACAGCAGGGAGCCTACTGCTGACCATAGCCGGGCTGCTTACAGGCAACCTGTTATTTATCTTATACGGCTGTTTCCTTCTTTTTACATCCACAATTGAAAAGAATAATTATACCATCAGCTTTTTACTGAAAGATGAAACGGTGTCAGATGTTCTGTCGCAGGACTACAAAACCATAGATATGCACGCGGCACGCGAAGAAGTGCTGGCAACCATTTGTTCCGGCAACGACAGGTATTATGTATTGACGGACGATACCGCGCTGGTGGGCATCCTGGATAAGGAAACGATCTTAAGCAAACTCTTGTCCGAAAAGAAAGACATGGCCTTACAGGACATTATAATTCCGGAGCTGCCGGCCATTAGTGCAGATAGCAGGATAATGGATGTATGGGCCGGATTACCGGGAAAAGCAGATTTGATTGTACCCGTCACTTCACCGGCAAAGAAAATAATCGGGGTCATCAGCAGGGATAATATCATTGGCTTTCTGCTGAACCGTATGCAGGCCCAACATAAAAAACAGTGGCACTGGCAATAG
- a CDS encoding zinc-dependent alcohol dehydrogenase family protein, which produces MKALVYKSTGQVALEEKAKPGIIAPTDAVIKITKTTICGTDLHILKGDVKEVAYGTTLGHEGIGIVEETGNAVSNFKKGDHVLISCITSCGKCEYCRKGMYSHCREGGWVLGHLIDGTQAEYVRIPYADTSLYHIPADTNDESLVMLSDILPTGYECGVLNGQVQPGTTVAIVGAGPVGLAALTTAQFFTPAAIIMIDTDNNRLDVAKSMGATHAINSSQENVIEAVMALTDYEGVDTAMEAVGIPATFELCTQLIRPGGKVANIGVHGKSVSLAMEELWSKNITITTRLVDTCTTPMLLKTVSSKKLDPSAFITHRFTLSDIESAYKTFGNAAKEKALKVIINNEY; this is translated from the coding sequence ATGAAAGCACTTGTTTATAAAAGTACCGGACAGGTAGCCCTTGAGGAAAAAGCAAAACCGGGAATCATAGCGCCGACAGATGCCGTGATAAAAATAACAAAGACGACTATATGCGGTACAGATCTGCATATCCTGAAGGGAGATGTAAAGGAAGTTGCCTACGGCACCACCCTGGGCCACGAAGGAATTGGGATAGTAGAAGAAACCGGTAATGCTGTCAGCAATTTCAAAAAAGGAGATCATGTCCTCATCTCCTGCATCACCTCCTGCGGCAAGTGTGAATACTGCAGAAAGGGAATGTATTCGCACTGCCGGGAAGGAGGCTGGGTACTCGGCCATCTCATAGATGGTACCCAGGCAGAATACGTACGAATTCCATATGCCGATACCAGTTTGTATCACATACCTGCTGATACGAATGATGAAAGCCTGGTTATGCTGAGCGATATATTGCCTACAGGCTACGAATGTGGTGTGCTAAACGGGCAGGTACAACCGGGAACCACTGTAGCCATAGTAGGTGCAGGACCGGTAGGCCTGGCAGCACTCACCACCGCACAATTCTTTACACCTGCAGCTATCATCATGATTGATACAGATAATAACCGCCTGGACGTTGCCAAATCAATGGGGGCTACACATGCTATCAACAGCAGCCAGGAGAATGTGATCGAAGCAGTCATGGCACTTACGGATTACGAAGGGGTCGATACAGCTATGGAAGCGGTAGGTATACCCGCCACCTTTGAATTATGCACCCAGCTGATAAGGCCTGGTGGCAAAGTGGCCAATATAGGTGTACATGGCAAATCTGTATCCCTGGCGATGGAAGAACTGTGGTCTAAAAACATCACGATCACTACCCGCCTGGTAGACACCTGTACAACGCCTATGCTGTTAAAAACGGTGAGCAGTAAAAAGCTGGATCCCTCCGCTTTTATCACCCACCGGTTCACACTCTCCGACATAGAAAGCGCTTATAAAACGTTTGGGAATGCCGCCAAAGAAAAAGCATTGAAGGTGATCATTAATAATGAATATTAA